CGACGTGTCCGCCGTGGGCAACCACGAGTTCGACAAGGGCTACGACGACCTGGTGGACCGGGTCATGGCGCCCTTCGACGCCGAGACCAACCCGCGCGGTGGGGCCGAGTGGACCTACATCGGCGCCAACGTGAAGATGAAGGACTCCGGCGAGGACGCCCTGGAGCCGACGTACGTCCAGACGATCGGCGAGGGCGACTCCGCCGTCGAGGTCGGCTTCATCGGCGCGGTCACCGAGCACCTGCCCGAGCTGGTCTCGCCCACGGGCATCGCCGACCTCGAGGTCACCGACATCGTCGAGGCGGTCAACACCGAGGCCGACGCGCTCGAGGCCGACGGGGTCGACCTGATCGTGATGCTGGTGCACGAGGGCGCCCCGACCACCGACTGCGCCGCCATCGGCGCGCTGGCCGACGACACCGACTTCGGCTCGATCGTGCAGGACGTCGACTCCTCGGTCGACGCGATCATCTCCGGCCACACCCACCTGGCCTACGACTGCCTCATCGCGCCCGCAGACGCCCCCCTGAAGCCCCGTCCGGTGGTCTCGGCCGGGCAGTACGGCCTCAACATCAACCGCCTCACCTTCACCGTCGACGCCGACGGCCAGGTCGAGCCCTCGCTCAAGGTCGGTGACGGCAGCGAGATCATCAACGTGGGTCGCACCACCGACCCGTTCGCCGAGGACCCCGAGGTGAAGGCGATCGTCGAGGCTGCGCAGGAGGTGGCCGACGAGCTCGGGGCCGAGCCGCTCGGCGAGATCGCCGGGCCCTTCACCCGGGCCAAGCGCGCCGACGGCACCACCGAGAACCGTGGCGGCGAGTCCACCGCCGGTCACCTCGTGGCCGAGGCCCAGCGGTGGGCGGCCGACGCCCAGATCGGCTTCATCAACCCCGGTGGCCTCCGCGCCGACATCGTCGGGCTGGCCGAGGGCGGCTACCCGGCGACGCTGACCTACAAGCAGGCCGCCGACATGCAGAACTTCGCCAACACCCTGGTGAAGATGACGCTGACCGGTGAGCAGCTCGAGGAGCTCCTGGAGCAGCAGTGGCAGCCGGCCGGTTCCTCGCGGCCGTTCCTGCACCTGGGGGCCTCCGACGGCTTCGAGTGGACCTACGACCCGACCGCGGCCGCGGGTGAGCACATCACCGGCATGTGGCTCGACGGTGAGGCGATCGACCCCGAGACGTCGTACTCGGTCGTGGCCAACTCCTTCCTTGCCGGCGGCGGTGACAACTTCTCCGTCTTCGCCGAGGGCGCCGACCCCCGCGACACCGGCCAGGTGGACCTGGAGTCGATGGTGGCGTACATGGCCGAGTTCGGGACGGGCACCGCCGTGCCGGTCGACTACGCCCAGGACTCCCTCGGCGTCGTCCTGCCCGAGGGTGCCCCCGCGACGTACGCGCCGGGTGACGAGGTGTCCCTCGAGCTCTCGTCACTGGTCCTCGCGCCCAGCGCGGGTCTGGCCACCCTCGCCGACGAGGAGGTCGTGGTCCGGATCGGCGACAAGCGACTGGGAGCCTTCGCGGTCGACCCGACGGTGAGTGAGAACCCCGACGACGAGACCGGCACCGCCACGGTGACCGGGATCGTGCCCGCCTACCACGGCAGCCCCGCGGGCCTGGTGGTGAAGGGCCGCACGACCGGCACCGAGATCGTCGTGCCGCTCGCCTTCGAGGCCCAGCCCGCGATGGCGGAGATCACGACCAAGCGCAACCCGAAGGGCCCGCTGAAGGCCGGCAAGAAGAAGCTCAAGGTCACCGTCACGGTGAAGGTCGACGGCGAGCCCGCCTCGGGCAAGGTCGTCCTCTCCGGCGCCGGTGTCGAGAAGACCGTGAAGCTGGACAAGAAGGGCAAGGCCGTCACCCGCGTCGGTCCCTTCGACGACAAGGGCGTGCAGGTCATCACCGTCTCCTACGGCGATGCCTCGGACACCCTGCGGTTCAAGGTCCGCTGACCCGGCACCCGCACCTCTGAGCACCACCTGACAGCGAACGCCTCCCGGTCGTCCCCGGACGGTCGGGAGGCGTTCGCCGTCGGTTCTCCCGGACCCCTCTCGGAAAGGCAGTCACCCGTGCCCACCACCTCTTGGGGCGCAGGCCGCCGGCTCGCGCTGCTCAGCGCCGGCTCGCTCGGCCTCGCCACCCTGGCCACCGGTCTGAGCCTGGCCCCCGCCCAGGCCGTCAGCACCGGTCTCGTCATCAGCGAGGCCTACGGCGGCGGCGGCAACGCCGGCGCCACGTTCACCCACGACTTCATCGAGCTGCACAACCCCACCGACGCACCGATCAGCGTCGACGGGATGTCGGTGCAGTACCGATCCTCCGGGGGCACCGCCGCCGCGACCGGCGTCACCCCGCTCTCCGGCATCGTGCCCGCCGGCGGGCACTACCTGGTCCAGCAGGGCGCAGGCGCCGGAGGCACGACCCCGCTGCCCACTCCCGACGCGGTCGGCAACGTGTCCATGTCGGGCACCGCCTTCACGGTGTGGCTGACCCAGGGCACCACCGCCCTCAACCCCGGCACCGGCTCGGTCACCTCGGTGCCCGGCGTCGTCGACCTCCTCGGCGTCAACAGCAACACCTTCGAGACGACGAAGACCCCCGGGGCGTCGAACACCACCTCCGCCTCGCGGACCAGCCCCGACGGCGACGTCAACGCCGCCGAGTTCACCCTCGGCGCACCCGACCCGCAGAACTCCGCCTCCGACGGGCCCGACCCCGACCCGGAGCCCACTGAGGCCACGATCGCCGAGATCCAGGGCGAGGGCTCGACCAGCCCCCTCGTGGGCACCGAGGTGGTCACCACCGGCGTCGTGACCGCGGTGCCGCGCTTCCTCTATGGCTTCTACCTCCAGACCCCCGGCACGGGCGGCGAGGCCGAGCGCGCCGGCTCCGACGGCGTCTTCGTCTACTTCCCCCAGGGTGCCGGCAGCATCACCGTCGAGCCCGGTGACCACGTGCAGGTCACGGGTGACGTCACCGAGTACGCCGGCCAGACCCAGGTCGTGTCCTCGCAGGCCGGGGTCGTCGAGCTGAGCGAGCCGGCCGAGCCGGTGACGGCGTACGCCGGTGCCTGGCCCGCCTCCGACGCGGAGAAGGAGGCGCTGGAGGGGATGCTGTTCGACCCGACCGGCGAGCGGTTCACCGTCACCAACACCTACTCCACCAACCAGTACGGCGAGGTCGGGCTGGCCCTGGGCGACACCCCGCTCATCCAGCCGACCGAGGTCGCCGACGCGCAGGACCTCGCCGCGATCGCCGCGGTCGAGGCCGACAACGCCGCCCGGGCGATCACGCTGGACGACGGGTCGGGCACCGACTACACCCGCAGCCAGTTCCTCACGCCGCCCTACGTCTCGAACACCGACCCGGTCCGGGTCGGCGCCGCGGCGACCTTCACCGAGCCGGTGGTGCTCACCGAGGGCGGCTCGCCGAGCAACCCGACGTACCGCTTCCAGCCGACGACCTCGGTCAGCGGCCCGGACTACACGAGCACCTCGCCGGCGGTCTTCGAGAACACCCGCACGGCGGCGCCCGAGGAGGTCGGCGGCGACCTGAGCGTGGCGTCGTTCAACGTGCTCAACTACTTCACCACCCTCGGGGACGCCGACGACGACAACGTGGGCGACAACGGCTGCCTGGCCTACGTCGACCGTGACGGCGACGGCAACAACGTGCGCGGCGGCTGCGACCAGCGCGGCGCCTGGGACCCGGCGGACCTGCAGCGCCAGCAGGAGAAGATCGTCGCCGCGATCAACACCCTCGACGCCGACGTCGTCGGCCTGATGGAGATCGAGAACTCCGCCGCGCTCGGCGAGCAGCCCGACGAGGCCACCGAGGCGCTCGTCGCCGCACTCAACGCGGCCGCGGGGGAGCAGAAGTGGGCGGCCAACCCGTCGTCCGACGAGCTGCCGCCGGCCTCGGAGCAGGACGTCATCACCAACGCGATCATCTACCAGCCGGCGAACGTCGAGCGGGTGGGCGAGGCCCGTGCACTCGGTGACCAGTCGGCCTCGGGCCAGGCCTTCGGCAACGCCCGGGAGCCGATCGGCCAGGTGTTCGCGCCCGTGGGTGGCGGCGAGGAGTTCCTCTTCGTGGTCAACCACTTCAAGTCCAAGGGCTCCGGCGCCGACGACGGCACCGGCCAGGGCAACGCCAACCCCGACCGCATCGCGCAGGCCGAGGCCCTCGCGGCCTGGGTCCCCGGCATCGCGGCCGAGACCGGCACCGACGCGGTGCTGCTCGCCGGCGACTTCAACGCCTACTCGATGGAGGACCCGATGCAGGTCCTCCACGACGCCGGCTACACCGACACCGAGACCGCTTCGACAGACGAGGAGTGGTCCTACTCCTTCAGCGGCCTGTCCGGCTCGCTGGACCACGTGCTCGCCAACGACGCGGCCCTGGCAGCCGTGACCGGCGTGGACATCTGGAACATCAACTCCGGTGAGTCCGTGGCCATGGAGTACTCCCGGTGGAACTACCACGGCACCGACTTCCACGACGCCGGTCCGTTCCGTTCGAGCGACCACGACCCGGTCAAGGTCGGCCTCGACCTCGTCCCGGAGGCCCCGCAGACCGCGCCCTCGACGGTGGCGCTCGAGGTCCGGCCGAAGGAGCCCAAGGCGGGCAAGGGGAACCTGACCTTCAAGGTCGAGGTCACCAGCGACGCAGGCGTGCCCACCGGCACGGTGACCGTCACCGCGGGTGGCGTCGAGGTCAGCGGTGAGCTGGACAAGCACGGGCGGGTGAACCTGCACCTGCCGAACCCGTTCGGCACCCCCGGTGACCACACCATCACCGCGGCGTACGCCGGCGACGACGCGGTCTCCGCCTCCGAGACCTCGGAGGTGCTGACCGTCCGTCGCTGATCTCGGCAGGCTCTGCCGCGACAGCGGCACTGCACGCCGCAGCGCCGGTCGCGACCTCGGTCGCGGCCGGCGCTGTCGTGCGTTCAGAGCTCGGTGGTGCCGTCGGGGTGGACGAGCATGCGGATGCCGTGGGGGCTGGTCCAGAGCCAGGTGGTGGGGGTGAGCTGCTGGTAGTCCCACTGCCCGTCGGGGGATGGGTGGGTCTTGGCTCGGTGGTGGCGTCTGCACAAGGGGGCGAGATTCTGTGTTGATGTCTGGCCGGGTGGTCCACCTTCGTCGGGTGGGACGTACTCCTCGATGTGGTCGAGGTCGACCTTGGCTGAGGTGCGGGTGCAGTGCGGGAAGACGCAGGTCGTGCGCTTGAGCTTGACCCGGGTGGAGATGCGGTCGGGGATCTCGTAGGAGTCGACGGCGATCTGGTCGGCCAGGTCGATGACCGGCTTCACCACGATGTTGGCGCCGGGCACGGCGAGCCACTCGCGGACGGTGTCGGCGGTGAGGGTCTGGTGGTGGTTCTCGAGGCGGGCGAGGTGGAGACCGAGCCGGCCGGTGTCAGGGTCGACCTCGGGGGTGCCGGGTCCTTCGTTTCC
This genomic window from Nocardioides marinus contains:
- a CDS encoding 5'-nucleotidase C-terminal domain-containing protein — encoded protein: MHSRSGSSPLRRRVAAAGLGLAVAATSATFVAQAPAAHALSPVDVTIVGINDFHGRLLAGRDAGGAAKLATAVDSVRAEYGEENTIFAAAGDLIGASTFESFIQQDKPTLDVLNAAGLDVSAVGNHEFDKGYDDLVDRVMAPFDAETNPRGGAEWTYIGANVKMKDSGEDALEPTYVQTIGEGDSAVEVGFIGAVTEHLPELVSPTGIADLEVTDIVEAVNTEADALEADGVDLIVMLVHEGAPTTDCAAIGALADDTDFGSIVQDVDSSVDAIISGHTHLAYDCLIAPADAPLKPRPVVSAGQYGLNINRLTFTVDADGQVEPSLKVGDGSEIINVGRTTDPFAEDPEVKAIVEAAQEVADELGAEPLGEIAGPFTRAKRADGTTENRGGESTAGHLVAEAQRWAADAQIGFINPGGLRADIVGLAEGGYPATLTYKQAADMQNFANTLVKMTLTGEQLEELLEQQWQPAGSSRPFLHLGASDGFEWTYDPTAAAGEHITGMWLDGEAIDPETSYSVVANSFLAGGGDNFSVFAEGADPRDTGQVDLESMVAYMAEFGTGTAVPVDYAQDSLGVVLPEGAPATYAPGDEVSLELSSLVLAPSAGLATLADEEVVVRIGDKRLGAFAVDPTVSENPDDETGTATVTGIVPAYHGSPAGLVVKGRTTGTEIVVPLAFEAQPAMAEITTKRNPKGPLKAGKKKLKVTVTVKVDGEPASGKVVLSGAGVEKTVKLDKKGKAVTRVGPFDDKGVQVITVSYGDASDTLRFKVR
- a CDS encoding ExeM/NucH family extracellular endonuclease, whose protein sequence is MPTTSWGAGRRLALLSAGSLGLATLATGLSLAPAQAVSTGLVISEAYGGGGNAGATFTHDFIELHNPTDAPISVDGMSVQYRSSGGTAAATGVTPLSGIVPAGGHYLVQQGAGAGGTTPLPTPDAVGNVSMSGTAFTVWLTQGTTALNPGTGSVTSVPGVVDLLGVNSNTFETTKTPGASNTTSASRTSPDGDVNAAEFTLGAPDPQNSASDGPDPDPEPTEATIAEIQGEGSTSPLVGTEVVTTGVVTAVPRFLYGFYLQTPGTGGEAERAGSDGVFVYFPQGAGSITVEPGDHVQVTGDVTEYAGQTQVVSSQAGVVELSEPAEPVTAYAGAWPASDAEKEALEGMLFDPTGERFTVTNTYSTNQYGEVGLALGDTPLIQPTEVADAQDLAAIAAVEADNAARAITLDDGSGTDYTRSQFLTPPYVSNTDPVRVGAAATFTEPVVLTEGGSPSNPTYRFQPTTSVSGPDYTSTSPAVFENTRTAAPEEVGGDLSVASFNVLNYFTTLGDADDDNVGDNGCLAYVDRDGDGNNVRGGCDQRGAWDPADLQRQQEKIVAAINTLDADVVGLMEIENSAALGEQPDEATEALVAALNAAAGEQKWAANPSSDELPPASEQDVITNAIIYQPANVERVGEARALGDQSASGQAFGNAREPIGQVFAPVGGGEEFLFVVNHFKSKGSGADDGTGQGNANPDRIAQAEALAAWVPGIAAETGTDAVLLAGDFNAYSMEDPMQVLHDAGYTDTETASTDEEWSYSFSGLSGSLDHVLANDAALAAVTGVDIWNINSGESVAMEYSRWNYHGTDFHDAGPFRSSDHDPVKVGLDLVPEAPQTAPSTVALEVRPKEPKAGKGNLTFKVEVTSDAGVPTGTVTVTAGGVEVSGELDKHGRVNLHLPNPFGTPGDHTITAAYAGDDAVSASETSEVLTVRR